From the genome of Pantoea alfalfae, one region includes:
- the deoD gene encoding purine-nucleoside phosphorylase: MATPHINAEMGDFADVVLMPGDPLRAKHIAETFLENAVEVNNVRGMLGYTGTYKGRKVSVMGHGMGIPSCSIYTKELITDFGVKKIIRVGSCGAVRADVKLRDIVIGMGACTDSKVNRMRFKDHDFAAIADFDMVRNAVDAAKNLGVEARVGNIFSADLFYTPDPQMFDVMEKYGILGVEMEAAGIYGVAAEFGAKALTICTVSDHIRTHEQTTAAERQTTFNDMIKIALESVLLGD, encoded by the coding sequence ATGGCAACTCCACATATTAATGCTGAAATGGGCGATTTTGCAGACGTTGTACTGATGCCTGGCGATCCGCTGCGCGCAAAACACATCGCAGAAACCTTTCTGGAAAACGCGGTTGAAGTGAATAACGTGCGCGGCATGCTGGGCTACACCGGTACTTACAAAGGCCGTAAAGTCTCTGTGATGGGTCACGGAATGGGTATCCCTTCCTGCTCCATCTACACCAAAGAGCTGATTACGGACTTCGGCGTGAAAAAAATCATCCGTGTGGGCTCCTGTGGTGCCGTACGTGCCGACGTAAAACTGCGTGATATCGTGATTGGTATGGGTGCCTGCACCGATTCAAAAGTGAACCGTATGCGTTTCAAAGATCACGACTTCGCGGCGATTGCTGACTTCGACATGGTGCGTAACGCGGTTGATGCGGCGAAAAACCTGGGTGTTGAAGCGCGCGTGGGTAACATCTTCTCTGCCGATCTCTTCTACACGCCGGATCCGCAGATGTTCGACGTAATGGAAAAATATGGCATCCTCGGCGTTGAGATGGAAGCTGCAGGTATCTACGGTGTGGCCGCTGAGTTCGGTGCAAAAGCGCTGACCATCTGTACCGTATCAGACCATATCCGTACGCACGAGCAGACGACGGCTGCTGAGCGTCAGACAACCTTCAACGACATGATCAAAATTGCGCTGGAGTCTGTCCTGCTGGGTGATTAA
- the mrdA gene encoding penicillin-binding protein 2, producing the protein MNFRNFDAEEKLFARRAAIAFALVCLCFTLLGVNLFRLQVRDHAYYQTRSNQNDIKMIPIAPTRGLIYDRNGIPLVRNVSWYAITLTPYKIDDMDATLRALTPIVNLTPDEIDTFRRALKQTSRYKPVVLKEELTEEQVARFAVNQFRFTGASIETYQDREYPYGADLAHVIGYVSKINDNDYKRLNAEGIAENYAADHNIGKQGIEGYYEAQLHGKPGYREVEVDNHGRIVRVLKEVPPVAGKNLTLTLDLHLQQYVESLLAGQRAALLIEDPHDGSVLAMVSSPSYDPNPFVKGISYQAYKKLLQDKDLPLINRVTQGLYPPASTVKPYMAMSALLTHVITPQSQFFGAPTWTLPGTDRRYRDWKKTGHGMLDVTRAIEESADTFFYQVAFMMGIDRIHTMLSQFGYGKSTGIDLNEEYNGLLPGREWKLKVHKKAWYQGDTVSVGIGQGYWIATPIQMVKAMVALINNGRVIAPHLLEKTQRGTLVENYHPQQHEAQIGDPHSPYWSLVRHAMFGMANAPNGTGYKYFHTAPYGIAAKSGTSQVFSLRQNQTYNAKMIPVRLRDHIFYTAFAPFDDPKVAVALILENGGGEGVTAAPVMRDILDHIFIPPVPDAPVQGTPDK; encoded by the coding sequence ATGAACTTTCGTAACTTCGACGCTGAAGAGAAGCTGTTTGCCCGTCGCGCCGCAATCGCCTTTGCCCTGGTCTGTCTCTGTTTCACCCTTCTTGGCGTAAACCTTTTCCGCTTACAGGTGCGCGACCATGCCTACTACCAGACGCGCTCCAACCAGAACGACATCAAGATGATCCCCATTGCCCCGACGCGCGGGCTGATTTATGACCGCAACGGTATTCCACTGGTGCGCAACGTCAGCTGGTATGCCATCACGCTAACGCCTTATAAAATCGACGATATGGACGCCACGCTGCGGGCGCTGACGCCGATCGTAAATCTGACACCCGATGAGATTGACACTTTCCGCCGTGCGCTGAAGCAGACCAGCCGTTACAAGCCGGTCGTGCTGAAAGAGGAGCTGACCGAAGAGCAGGTCGCCCGCTTTGCGGTCAATCAGTTCCGCTTTACCGGTGCCAGCATTGAGACCTACCAGGATCGTGAATATCCCTATGGAGCCGATCTGGCCCATGTGATCGGTTATGTCTCGAAAATCAACGATAACGACTACAAACGACTGAATGCGGAAGGTATCGCCGAAAACTATGCGGCTGACCACAACATCGGCAAGCAGGGGATTGAGGGCTATTACGAAGCGCAGCTGCATGGCAAGCCGGGCTATCGGGAAGTAGAAGTGGATAACCATGGCCGCATTGTGCGAGTGCTGAAAGAGGTGCCGCCGGTCGCGGGTAAAAACCTGACGCTGACGCTGGATCTGCATCTGCAACAGTATGTGGAGAGCCTGCTGGCAGGGCAGCGTGCGGCGCTGCTGATTGAGGATCCGCACGACGGCTCCGTGCTGGCGATGGTCTCCAGTCCCAGCTACGACCCGAATCCGTTTGTGAAAGGCATCAGCTATCAGGCTTACAAAAAGCTGCTGCAGGATAAAGACCTGCCGCTGATCAACCGCGTCACGCAGGGACTCTATCCGCCCGCCTCGACGGTGAAGCCTTATATGGCGATGTCGGCGCTGCTGACTCATGTGATTACGCCACAGTCGCAGTTCTTTGGTGCGCCGACCTGGACGCTGCCGGGGACGGACCGGCGCTATCGCGACTGGAAGAAAACCGGGCACGGCATGCTGGATGTCACTCGCGCGATAGAAGAGTCGGCCGACACCTTCTTTTATCAGGTGGCTTTCATGATGGGCATTGACCGGATTCACACCATGCTCAGCCAGTTTGGCTATGGTAAATCGACCGGCATCGACCTCAATGAGGAGTACAACGGTTTGCTGCCAGGCCGTGAATGGAAACTGAAGGTGCACAAAAAGGCCTGGTATCAGGGCGATACGGTTTCAGTTGGCATTGGTCAGGGCTACTGGATTGCGACACCGATTCAGATGGTGAAAGCGATGGTCGCGCTGATCAATAACGGTCGGGTCATCGCACCGCATCTGCTGGAGAAAACCCAGCGCGGCACGCTGGTGGAGAACTACCATCCACAGCAGCACGAGGCACAGATTGGCGATCCTCACTCACCCTACTGGTCGCTGGTGCGTCACGCGATGTTTGGCATGGCTAACGCACCAAACGGCACCGGTTATAAATATTTCCATACGGCGCCTTATGGCATCGCCGCGAAAAGCGGGACGTCGCAGGTGTTCAGCCTGCGTCAGAACCAGACTTATAACGCGAAGATGATCCCGGTGCGGCTGCGTGACCATATCTTCTATACCGCCTTTGCGCCGTTTGATGACCCGAAAGTGGCTGTGGCGTTGATTCTGGAGAATGGTGGCGGGGAAGGGGTAACGGCTGCGCCCGTGATGCGGGATATTCTGGACCATATCTTTATCCCGCCAGTACCAGACGCGCCGGTGCAGGGCACACCTGATAAATAG
- a CDS encoding methyl-accepting chemotaxis protein produces the protein MFSTITSGIASRHGWQKRAHSAATLSSLNGSIAMVEFSPDGTILSANALFLARMGYTLTEIEGQHHSLFCTPEQLQSRNYQDFWLRLNRGESFSDKFLRMAKNSRPIWLEANYVPVQNRHGRVIKIVKLATDITGHINDAQEQRAITTAIERSMAVIAFNLKGEVLKANDNFLKTMGYRREEVEGIHHRHFCSQAVRDSREYSEFWQQLNRGEFVSGQFPRVNKRGETVWLRATYNPVFDEQGRLYKIVKFATDVTAQVEKNQQEHDAAQRAYHTALQTDESTKLGADVIASSVQTMNALAGELQGISGDITGLSESSDRIGAIVEGIRRIADQTNLLALNAAIEAARAGTHGRSFAVVANEVRTLAANINRATTDIENRIQQNHLLASRALKGIESNLKRADQGVQLAQEAGGVIAEIREGATDVVRAIGQVTKTLKI, from the coding sequence ATGTTTTCCACCATTACATCAGGTATCGCTTCACGCCACGGCTGGCAGAAGCGGGCACACTCAGCGGCCACGCTGAGCTCACTCAACGGCTCCATCGCCATGGTTGAGTTCTCCCCGGATGGCACCATTCTCAGCGCCAATGCGCTGTTTCTGGCGCGCATGGGCTACACGCTGACAGAGATTGAAGGCCAGCACCACAGCCTGTTTTGTACGCCGGAACAGCTTCAGTCGCGCAACTATCAGGATTTCTGGCTGCGACTGAACCGGGGTGAAAGTTTCAGCGATAAATTTCTGCGTATGGCGAAAAACAGCCGCCCAATCTGGCTCGAAGCCAACTATGTGCCGGTGCAAAACCGCCATGGCCGGGTAATTAAAATCGTCAAACTGGCCACCGACATTACAGGTCATATCAACGATGCACAGGAGCAGCGCGCCATCACCACCGCCATTGAACGGTCAATGGCGGTGATCGCCTTTAACCTCAAAGGTGAAGTGCTTAAAGCCAACGACAACTTCCTGAAAACCATGGGCTACCGTCGTGAGGAGGTAGAAGGGATCCACCACCGTCACTTCTGTTCGCAGGCTGTACGCGACAGCCGCGAATATAGCGAGTTCTGGCAGCAACTGAACCGGGGTGAATTTGTCTCGGGTCAGTTTCCCCGGGTGAATAAACGTGGCGAGACGGTCTGGCTGCGCGCCACCTACAATCCGGTATTTGACGAGCAGGGCCGGCTCTACAAAATCGTCAAATTCGCCACGGATGTGACGGCACAGGTGGAAAAGAATCAGCAGGAGCATGATGCGGCACAGCGGGCTTATCACACCGCGCTGCAAACGGATGAAAGCACAAAGCTGGGTGCCGATGTTATCGCCAGCAGCGTGCAGACTATGAATGCGCTGGCGGGCGAATTGCAGGGGATCTCCGGTGATATTACCGGCCTGAGTGAGTCCTCCGATCGTATCGGCGCAATTGTGGAAGGCATCCGTCGGATCGCCGATCAGACTAACCTGCTGGCGCTGAATGCCGCCATTGAAGCAGCAAGGGCCGGCACCCATGGCCGTAGCTTTGCGGTGGTGGCTAACGAAGTCCGCACGCTGGCAGCCAACATTAACCGCGCCACGACCGACATCGAAAACCGGATTCAGCAAAATCATCTGCTGGCCAGCCGGGCGCTGAAAGGTATTGAGTCGAACCTGAAACGTGCCGATCAGGGCGTACAGCTGGCTCAGGAGGCGGGCGGCGTGATTGCAGAAATCCGTGAAGGCGCAACGGACGTGGTGCGCGCCATCGGCCAGGTGACCAAGACGCTTAAAATCTGA
- a CDS encoding HalD/BesD family halogenase gives MLKTSKTRHKRVFIKIRELTVEQIETQISQHINGLPESLINYFKNDYEDDLMVVIEDLLPLDLQQKMEDEARSLLEKNALRREVIIKQSGNKPRAYDSVGRNAIREEGKYIPAFFDSPGVLKFLSRITGEEIYRVPYEPEEFIINSQNKSGDTHGWHWDDYSYALVWVIDEPDVLSGARVEFIPRIPWKKENTREWIKKTLAEYPVISRHVARGQCYLLRARDALHRIAPLTQESRRTVIVFTYANELDFNDASLTHDSMEEIYPQDTAQ, from the coding sequence ATGCTTAAAACGTCTAAGACAAGGCATAAAAGGGTATTTATAAAAATAAGGGAGTTAACTGTTGAACAGATTGAAACACAAATTTCTCAGCACATTAATGGATTACCAGAGTCGCTGATCAACTATTTTAAAAACGACTATGAAGACGATTTAATGGTCGTCATTGAGGATCTTCTTCCCCTGGATCTACAACAGAAGATGGAAGATGAGGCGCGCTCACTGCTTGAGAAAAATGCGCTGCGTCGTGAAGTTATTATCAAACAGAGTGGTAACAAACCAAGGGCATACGATAGTGTTGGCCGTAATGCTATTCGTGAAGAAGGGAAATATATTCCTGCCTTTTTCGACAGCCCAGGTGTCCTGAAATTTCTTTCCCGAATTACCGGTGAAGAAATTTATCGCGTACCTTACGAGCCTGAAGAATTTATCATCAATTCCCAAAATAAAAGTGGCGATACTCATGGCTGGCATTGGGATGACTATTCGTATGCTTTAGTATGGGTAATTGATGAGCCTGATGTGCTTTCAGGTGCCCGGGTTGAATTTATCCCGCGCATTCCCTGGAAGAAAGAGAATACAAGAGAGTGGATTAAAAAGACGCTGGCTGAATATCCGGTTATTAGTCGTCATGTTGCTCGTGGCCAGTGTTACCTGCTAAGGGCCCGGGATGCTCTTCATCGTATAGCGCCGTTAACACAGGAATCTCGTCGCACAGTTATCGTTTTTACGTATGCAAATGAGCTGGACTTTAACGACGCATCGCTGACACATGATTCAATGGAAGAGATTTATCCACAAGATACAGCTCAATAA
- a CDS encoding class I SAM-dependent methyltransferase, translated as MSAVGMNDKTGFPVFFTEVPNNLGRYQDYTFASEKFANLFPPSEYASVLDICCGIGKMSHALFLQGYKVTAIDLSSEQIEIAKKDASGPGYYQADMKDNPGKNYDLLINIYTSFGYYTTEAEDLSLFRYWYGLLRPGGVLVMELADMERARNRINAEGVLVREDNGVTEYLHMDWNKRLLRVDYHNQSQHWSCLTRLYEKEMLRDELLNAGFESVSL; from the coding sequence ATGTCAGCAGTTGGCATGAACGATAAAACAGGATTTCCTGTGTTTTTTACAGAAGTGCCCAATAATCTCGGTCGCTATCAGGACTATACTTTCGCATCAGAAAAATTTGCTAATTTGTTCCCTCCATCTGAATACGCGTCTGTATTAGATATATGCTGCGGCATAGGAAAAATGAGTCATGCTTTATTTCTTCAGGGGTATAAAGTGACTGCCATAGATTTATCTTCTGAACAAATTGAAATAGCAAAAAAGGATGCCTCAGGCCCAGGTTATTACCAGGCTGATATGAAAGATAATCCCGGTAAAAATTACGACCTGTTAATTAATATATATACAAGTTTCGGGTACTACACCACTGAGGCAGAAGACCTGTCACTTTTCAGATACTGGTATGGGTTATTACGTCCGGGCGGTGTTCTTGTAATGGAACTTGCTGATATGGAAAGAGCAAGAAATCGAATTAATGCAGAGGGCGTTTTAGTCCGGGAAGATAATGGCGTTACGGAATATCTTCATATGGATTGGAATAAGAGACTGCTTAGGGTTGATTATCATAATCAATCCCAGCACTGGAGTTGCCTCACAAGGCTCTATGAGAAAGAAATGCTCAGAGATGAGTTATTAAATGCAGGCTTTGAAAGCGTGTCGTTATAG